In one window of Bdellovibrio bacteriovorus W DNA:
- a CDS encoding hypothetical protein (COG0824 Predicted thioesterase), which yields MAENTVFEFIVKEHHLDSYGHINNATYLEIYEEARWDLITPRGFGYADIHRLKQGPVILEVTLKFLKEIRLRERIRITTKVLKYEGKIGVMQQQMLKEDGSVASEANFVFGLFDMKERKLLSPTPEWKKAIGLE from the coding sequence ATGGCTGAAAATACTGTCTTTGAATTTATTGTAAAAGAACATCACTTAGATTCTTATGGTCATATCAATAATGCCACTTATCTTGAAATTTACGAAGAAGCTCGCTGGGACCTTATCACTCCTCGTGGTTTTGGCTATGCAGACATTCATCGTTTAAAACAAGGTCCTGTGATTCTTGAAGTCACTCTAAAGTTTCTCAAAGAAATTCGTCTGCGTGAAAGAATTCGTATCACTACAAAAGTTCTTAAATACGAAGGCAAAATCGGAGTCATGCAGCAGCAGATGCTTAAAGAAGACGGCTCTGTTGCTAGTGAAGCCAATTTTGTATTTGGTCTTTTCGATATGAAGGAGCGGAAGCTTTTAAGCCCGACACCCGAATGGAAAAAAGCCATCGGTTTGGAATAG
- a CDS encoding putative methyltransferase (COG0313 Predicted methyltransferases) — MLHIVATPIGEAHEISQRALDILTAAEIIICESTKEASKLLRHFGISGKTFEVLNEHTTKEDLLALVPLCAEKNVALVSDCGTPGFCDPGADLVGLCRQKGISVKSVLGPSALMGLLSLCGERIDEFVFRGFLPAETEARKKALKELTKEKRAVILMDTPYRLKKILQDMKENFPQRKMLMVMNLSQESEVSLEGTIDQIIKKNPHDKAEFMLMLYPTR; from the coding sequence ATGCTTCATATCGTAGCGACTCCCATTGGTGAGGCCCATGAAATCTCTCAGCGCGCTTTAGATATCTTAACTGCCGCAGAGATCATCATCTGCGAAAGCACCAAAGAAGCATCTAAGCTTTTGCGCCACTTTGGCATTTCTGGAAAAACGTTTGAAGTTTTAAACGAGCATACAACCAAAGAAGATCTTCTCGCTTTGGTCCCTCTCTGTGCCGAAAAAAATGTCGCTTTAGTTTCAGACTGTGGCACTCCTGGATTTTGCGATCCAGGTGCTGACCTAGTCGGTCTTTGTCGCCAAAAAGGTATTTCCGTTAAATCGGTCCTTGGGCCTTCGGCTTTAATGGGTCTACTTTCTCTGTGCGGAGAGCGCATTGATGAGTTTGTCTTTAGAGGCTTTTTGCCGGCTGAAACAGAAGCCCGTAAAAAAGCTCTGAAGGAACTCACCAAAGAAAAGCGCGCCGTGATTCTTATGGATACTCCTTATCGCCTCAAAAAAATTCTTCAAGACATGAAAGAAAACTTCCCACAGCGAAAAATGCTCATGGTTATGAATCTTTCGCAAGAATCTGAAGTAAGCCTTGAAGGAACCATAGATCAAATCATTAAGAAAAATCCCCATGATAAAGCAGAGTTCATGCTAATGCTTTACCCGACTAGGTAA
- a CDS encoding 30S ribosomal protein S4 (COG0522 Ribosomal protein S4 and related proteins) — protein sequence MKKTGKTPRFKRQRRLLTELPGMGKAGALERRPYPPGQHGLRRRKYSEFALQLEEKQKLRFHYGVREEQFRRLIGLAKKSTATNWVEVLVNLLEKRLDNVVFRLGFAPSIPAARQLVRHGKVRLNGRKVNIPSQILKVNDIVSLAAETYTNQVYMQSQQAPRLPLADFLVKETNANKEEVGRIVDEPKIEAIPFSFEPGLVIGYYSMRG from the coding sequence ATGAAAAAAACAGGAAAAACTCCTAGATTTAAAAGACAGCGCCGCCTTTTGACTGAACTTCCAGGAATGGGAAAAGCAGGAGCTCTTGAGCGTCGTCCTTATCCTCCGGGGCAGCACGGATTGCGTCGTCGTAAATACTCTGAGTTCGCGTTGCAATTAGAAGAAAAACAAAAGCTTCGTTTCCACTACGGAGTTCGTGAAGAGCAATTCCGTCGATTGATTGGACTTGCAAAAAAATCCACAGCTACGAACTGGGTAGAGGTCTTAGTAAATCTCTTAGAAAAGAGATTAGACAACGTGGTGTTTCGTTTAGGATTTGCACCAAGTATTCCCGCTGCACGTCAGTTAGTGCGCCATGGGAAAGTGCGCTTGAACGGACGTAAAGTAAATATCCCATCACAGATTTTAAAAGTGAACGATATCGTTTCTTTAGCGGCTGAGACCTATACCAATCAAGTATATATGCAGTCCCAGCAAGCCCCTCGCTTGCCGTTGGCAGACTTTCTTGTGAAAGAAACTAACGCCAATAAAGAAGAAGTGGGGCGCATCGTTGATGAGCCGAAAATCGAAGCTATTCCATTTTCTTTTGAACCAGGCTTGGTCATTGGTTATTACTCAATGAGAGGTTAA
- a CDS encoding putative transcriptional regulator (COG0784 FOG: CheY-like receiver), which translates to MNFFDQELVSSTDKMGMVFVQKREVKLRKNILIVDNNRELESLVKEPLLKELENTGVSPIVVRAKDGAEAAIKSENQKFDMVIIDTEVPRLMDGGFVYDIHTYKNTQDAEVIVISQRELSELPESLQRSRYFKKPVTPSELINAMVSILNIQYQGKKPDEATSAAAVKYAVDVRVINAVIKATTNVLTQFGVKNIKMQGAKTMAANTPLQGEVSSVIDIRSKYFKGYLTVSFDKSSFLELVSSMLMEPQTEITPDNQDAVGEINNIIFGNAKSEITSYGVEMTVPKVIMGKDQTIPTLPGAAGMLIPFATDAGEFYLSVVALPCDN; encoded by the coding sequence GTTTTCGTTCAAAAAAGAGAAGTAAAATTGAGAAAAAATATTCTAATTGTCGACAATAATCGGGAACTAGAAAGCCTTGTAAAAGAGCCTCTCCTCAAAGAGCTTGAAAATACGGGCGTCTCTCCAATTGTCGTTCGCGCCAAAGATGGTGCTGAAGCAGCTATTAAATCTGAAAACCAAAAATTTGATATGGTTATTATTGATACTGAAGTTCCCCGCCTAATGGATGGAGGATTCGTATACGATATCCATACTTATAAGAACACTCAGGATGCAGAGGTTATAGTTATCTCACAAAGAGAACTCTCTGAACTCCCTGAATCTTTACAGCGCTCACGTTACTTTAAGAAACCGGTCACTCCCTCTGAATTAATTAATGCCATGGTGTCGATTCTAAACATTCAATACCAAGGAAAGAAGCCCGACGAGGCCACTTCTGCAGCGGCCGTAAAGTACGCCGTGGATGTTCGCGTGATCAATGCTGTGATTAAGGCGACTACCAATGTTTTAACTCAGTTCGGTGTTAAGAACATAAAAATGCAGGGTGCAAAAACAATGGCTGCCAATACTCCCCTTCAAGGTGAAGTTTCGTCTGTCATTGATATTCGTAGTAAGTATTTTAAAGGATACCTCACGGTTAGCTTCGATAAATCAAGCTTTCTAGAGCTGGTTTCATCAATGCTCATGGAACCACAAACTGAGATCACACCCGACAATCAAGATGCCGTGGGTGAGATCAATAATATCATCTTCGGTAACGCGAAATCAGAGATCACTTCTTATGGTGTTGAAATGACAGTGCCAAAAGTAATCATGGGAAAAGATCAAACCATTCCGACTCTGCCTGGAGCTGCCGGAATGTTGATCCCTTTTGCAACTGACGCCGGAGAATTCTATCTGAGCGTTGTAGCCCTGCCTTGCGATAACTAA
- a CDS encoding helicase (COG1643 HrpA-like helicases), with product MKERLPIDDFLEGIGAALAKSPNIVLTAAPGAGKTTRLPPFLLKHCQKKVVVLEPRRMAAVAATHRIAEENNWQVGNEVGYTVRFANESSAETRLIFMTEALFARKLLEDSELSDIDIIVLDEFHERSLTVDICLGLIRELQELGHPVKLVVMSATLNAAKISQYLGNCPVIDVPGKLFELTIQNQKSHQILGTGPDFYENIFQTLKVASTNSQKDILVFLPGVGEIRRTHEKIDSWAQGLGIRIFELHGALDLKSQQEALKKSSQRRIVLATNIAESSVTVDGVDTVIDTGISKQLKQNFKTGFGKLELGRISLNSATQRAGRAARQFAGTCYRLWSKNDELAFQAHDIPEVQRIDLSESLLFLSSQGVQNYQTFSWYEKPSLVSIQSSQLTLKTLSAVDTENRITSVGEKLLRFPLPLRLAKMILKSLDLRCLQLACDVAAILQEKDFLRKDELAGWLGADIECDLTPRLEELEKFRKRGTSSPAVVQNILKSSEQLYRLAQGMMNGPDLKNPDNLELLLLHSFTDRLCRRRQKSERAKMLGGRGVKLSDDSLVKKSEIFIAIHGIDSAASETQVFYAIGIDKELILKELDSQIERREKLIFDDEKEKFYLASSRWFQDLELDEPSLKNPTSDVIQTQLPQVLKSRFSWLLQKNEDLQHWYERLQILLKHLEGDDSRKSIFDTFNWEQSQEEALNMAALGESSLKDVIEKNLVYFFNSTLPSEMQQLLNTEVPASLKVPSGSLIRIHYPEALPPYIEVRIQEVFGLMETPKLLFKTVPLTFHLLGPNFRPVQVTSNLESFWKNGYPEVRKELRIRYPKHQWPEDPADGTPEAKGRRRH from the coding sequence ATGAAAGAACGTCTGCCGATTGATGATTTCTTAGAGGGCATTGGAGCTGCGTTAGCTAAGAGTCCAAACATTGTTTTAACGGCGGCTCCCGGAGCCGGTAAAACAACACGCCTGCCGCCTTTTCTTTTAAAACACTGCCAAAAGAAAGTGGTGGTCTTAGAACCTCGCCGCATGGCCGCTGTTGCTGCCACTCACCGCATCGCTGAAGAAAATAATTGGCAAGTAGGAAATGAAGTTGGATACACTGTGCGCTTCGCTAATGAATCCAGTGCAGAGACGCGTTTGATTTTTATGACAGAGGCTCTTTTTGCGAGAAAGCTCTTAGAGGACTCTGAACTTTCAGATATTGATATTATCGTCTTAGATGAGTTTCATGAACGTTCTTTGACGGTAGATATCTGTCTTGGTCTTATTCGCGAACTTCAGGAACTTGGACATCCCGTCAAACTTGTCGTTATGTCGGCAACCTTAAATGCCGCTAAGATCAGCCAGTATCTAGGTAACTGCCCTGTCATTGATGTCCCCGGGAAACTATTTGAACTTACTATTCAAAATCAAAAGTCCCATCAGATCCTAGGCACCGGACCTGATTTTTATGAAAATATTTTTCAAACCCTCAAAGTGGCCTCTACGAATTCACAGAAAGATATTCTTGTCTTCCTTCCAGGGGTCGGTGAAATTCGTAGGACACACGAAAAAATAGACTCTTGGGCACAAGGTTTGGGAATTCGTATTTTTGAATTGCATGGGGCACTGGATTTAAAGTCTCAGCAAGAGGCCTTAAAGAAAAGTTCTCAGCGACGTATTGTTTTGGCTACGAATATCGCTGAGTCATCCGTCACAGTCGATGGTGTAGATACAGTCATTGATACAGGTATTTCAAAGCAATTAAAACAAAACTTCAAAACAGGATTTGGAAAACTTGAACTCGGTCGCATCAGCCTTAACAGTGCTACTCAGCGCGCGGGCCGTGCAGCTCGTCAGTTTGCAGGCACTTGTTATCGCCTATGGAGCAAGAACGATGAACTCGCCTTTCAAGCCCATGATATCCCTGAAGTTCAAAGGATCGATCTGAGTGAAAGCCTTCTTTTTTTAAGTTCTCAAGGAGTTCAAAACTACCAAACTTTTTCGTGGTACGAAAAGCCTAGCTTAGTTTCTATTCAGAGCTCGCAATTAACTTTAAAGACTCTCTCAGCGGTGGATACAGAAAATCGCATCACCAGCGTGGGTGAGAAACTCTTACGCTTTCCCCTGCCCTTGCGCCTAGCAAAGATGATTCTTAAATCTTTGGATCTTCGCTGCTTACAATTAGCTTGTGATGTCGCTGCGATCCTTCAAGAGAAAGACTTTCTTCGCAAAGACGAGCTAGCTGGTTGGTTAGGAGCTGACATTGAGTGCGATCTAACTCCTCGCCTTGAAGAGTTAGAAAAATTTAGGAAGCGCGGGACTTCGTCTCCTGCAGTCGTTCAAAATATTCTAAAAAGTTCTGAGCAGCTTTACCGCTTAGCTCAAGGAATGATGAATGGCCCTGATTTAAAAAACCCTGATAACTTAGAACTTCTTTTACTACACAGTTTTACCGATCGTCTGTGTCGTCGCCGTCAAAAGAGCGAACGCGCAAAAATGCTGGGCGGGCGCGGTGTTAAACTCTCAGATGATTCTTTAGTAAAAAAGTCTGAAATCTTTATCGCCATCCATGGAATTGATTCTGCCGCTTCCGAAACTCAAGTTTTTTATGCCATTGGCATAGATAAAGAACTAATTCTTAAAGAACTCGATTCCCAGATTGAACGCCGTGAAAAGTTGATCTTTGATGACGAGAAAGAAAAGTTCTACCTTGCAAGTTCACGATGGTTTCAAGACTTGGAACTTGATGAACCCAGTTTAAAAAATCCTACATCTGATGTTATTCAGACTCAGCTCCCGCAAGTATTAAAAAGTCGATTTTCTTGGCTACTACAAAAAAACGAAGACCTTCAACATTGGTATGAACGCCTTCAAATTTTGTTAAAGCATCTTGAAGGTGATGACTCCAGAAAAAGTATCTTCGACACCTTCAATTGGGAACAGAGCCAAGAAGAAGCCCTCAATATGGCAGCTTTAGGAGAAAGCTCTTTAAAAGATGTCATTGAAAAGAACCTCGTTTACTTTTTCAATAGCACTCTGCCTAGTGAGATGCAGCAGCTGCTTAATACAGAAGTTCCTGCATCTTTGAAGGTTCCGAGTGGCAGTCTGATTCGTATTCACTATCCAGAGGCCTTACCTCCGTATATTGAAGTGCGTATTCAAGAGGTGTTCGGTCTAATGGAAACACCGAAGTTACTATTTAAAACGGTACCGCTGACTTTTCATTTACTCGGGCCGAACTTCCGCCCCGTGCAAGTCACAAGTAATTTGGAAAGTTTTTGGAAGAATGGATATCCCGAAGTCCGCAAAGAGCTGCGCATTCGCTATCCGAAACATCAATGGCCCGAAGATCCTGCCGATGGAACGCCAGAAGCCAAAGGACGTAGACGTCACTAG
- a CDS encoding hypothetical protein (COG0546 Predicted phosphatases): MLSQILVEIQQYQQNNKKVLVVFDLDSTLFNVSPRTERILKDFAEVPLNQIRFPKETQALKNIKTQHTDWGITDSLSRMNLTENTEFLEAVQAYWQKHFFSNHYLQFDSLYDGALEYVRDLDQLGVEIIYLTGRDVDRMGPGTFQVLHDWGFPMHHRARLELKPHKSMNDAQFKTDFVIAADKEGYDKIYFFENEPVNLVHLQENGPHVEMIFFDSTHSRKAEPPQGIKSIVNFLKSTKES; the protein is encoded by the coding sequence ATGTTATCACAAATTCTTGTGGAAATTCAGCAATACCAACAAAACAATAAGAAGGTTCTTGTTGTATTTGACCTCGACTCAACTTTGTTCAATGTCAGTCCTCGTACCGAAAGAATCCTGAAGGATTTTGCGGAAGTTCCATTGAATCAAATTCGCTTCCCTAAGGAAACGCAGGCACTTAAAAATATTAAGACGCAGCATACAGATTGGGGTATTACGGATTCTCTATCGCGAATGAACCTCACTGAAAATACAGAGTTTTTAGAGGCTGTTCAGGCATATTGGCAAAAACATTTCTTTTCCAATCATTACCTGCAATTTGATTCTCTCTATGATGGGGCTTTAGAGTATGTTCGAGATCTCGATCAATTGGGAGTTGAAATTATTTATCTAACAGGCCGAGATGTCGATCGCATGGGCCCTGGGACTTTCCAAGTTCTGCATGATTGGGGCTTTCCGATGCATCATCGCGCACGCTTAGAGTTAAAGCCTCATAAGAGCATGAACGATGCACAATTCAAAACTGACTTTGTAATTGCAGCGGATAAAGAAGGTTACGACAAAATCTATTTCTTTGAAAATGAACCAGTGAATCTAGTCCATCTTCAAGAAAACGGTCCTCACGTAGAAATGATTTTTTTTGACTCGACTCACTCACGCAAGGCTGAGCCGCCTCAAGGGATTAAATCGATTGTCAATTTTTTGAAAAGCACAAAGGAATCTTAA